The Croceicoccus marinus genome contains a region encoding:
- a CDS encoding ANTAR domain-containing response regulator encodes MRIAIIDESASRASIIEEGLSQLHDCEISVITSRHGLLARIAEIDPEIVLMDLGNPSRDVLEEYFVVSRALSRPIAMFVDQSDDDAIAASIDAGVSAYVVDGLSARRIRPLIEMAVRRFNAFARLQADLDEANSKLAERAAIDKAKRILMDTRGITEPEAYAELRRKAMSSSRRIADIADALVTAHELMRE; translated from the coding sequence ATGCGGATCGCCATCATCGACGAAAGCGCCTCGCGCGCATCGATCATAGAAGAAGGCTTGTCGCAGCTGCACGATTGCGAGATCTCGGTCATCACCAGCCGGCACGGCCTGCTGGCGCGCATTGCCGAGATCGATCCCGAAATCGTCCTGATGGACCTGGGCAATCCCTCCCGCGACGTGCTGGAGGAATATTTCGTGGTCAGCCGCGCGCTGTCGCGCCCGATCGCCATGTTCGTCGACCAGTCCGACGACGATGCGATCGCCGCCAGCATCGACGCGGGCGTGTCGGCCTATGTGGTGGACGGGCTTTCCGCCCGGCGCATCCGCCCGTTGATCGAAATGGCGGTGCGGCGCTTCAACGCCTTTGCCCGCCTGCAGGCCGATCTGGACGAGGCGAACAGCAAGCTGGCCGAACGCGCCGCCATCGACAAGGCCAAGCGCATCTTGATGGACACGCGCGGCATTACCGAGCCCGAGGCCTATGCAGAGCTCAGGCGCAAGGCGATGTCGTCGTCGCGGCGGATCGCCGACATTGCCGATGCGCTGGTAACGGCGCATGAGCTGATGCGCGAATGA
- a CDS encoding ethanolamine ammonia-lyase subunit EutB: MSGPYRTDLSGTRYGFDTLAALLAAASPARSGDELAGVAAQSAQERIAAQIILADLPLAEFTRHAVIPYEDDEVTRLIVDSHDDDAFAAISHLTVGEFREWLLANETEGETIARAAPGITPEMAAAVSKIMRSQDLVAAARKIRVVTAFRTTIGLPGRFSVRLQPNHPTDDPAGISASILDGLLMGIGDAVIGINPATDSIGQTRELLLLLDDIRQRLGMPVQSCVLSHVTNTIELIEGGAPVDIAFQSVGGTEATNRGFGIDLALLTKAHQAALSLGRGTVGDNVMYFETGQGSALSADAHHGLDQQTAECRAYAVARAYRPLLVNSVVGFIGPEYLYDGKQIMRAALEDHFCGKLLGLPMGVDVCYTNHAEADQDDMDAILTMLGVAGVNFVIGVPGADDIMLQYQSTSFHDALYLREVLGLRPAPEFERWLTEIGLMQPGGRIAPPYQLAIEGRRRMIGLIDHG, encoded by the coding sequence ATGTCCGGACCGTACCGCACAGATTTGTCGGGCACGCGATACGGCTTCGACACGCTGGCCGCATTGCTCGCCGCCGCGTCGCCCGCGCGTTCGGGCGACGAACTGGCCGGGGTGGCCGCCCAATCGGCGCAGGAACGGATCGCCGCGCAAATCATACTCGCCGACCTGCCGCTGGCCGAGTTCACCAGGCATGCCGTGATCCCCTATGAGGATGATGAGGTCACGCGCCTTATCGTCGACAGCCACGATGACGATGCCTTCGCGGCGATCTCTCACCTGACGGTCGGCGAATTCCGCGAATGGCTGCTGGCCAACGAGACGGAGGGCGAGACCATCGCCCGCGCCGCGCCGGGCATCACGCCCGAAATGGCCGCGGCGGTGTCCAAGATCATGCGCAGCCAGGACCTGGTCGCGGCCGCGCGCAAGATCAGGGTCGTCACCGCCTTTCGCACCACCATCGGGCTGCCGGGACGCTTTTCGGTGCGGCTGCAGCCCAATCACCCGACCGACGATCCGGCGGGCATTTCGGCATCCATCCTCGACGGTCTGCTGATGGGCATTGGCGATGCCGTCATCGGCATCAATCCCGCGACCGACAGCATCGGGCAGACGCGCGAGCTGCTGTTGCTGCTGGACGACATTCGCCAGCGGCTGGGCATGCCGGTGCAAAGCTGCGTGCTCAGCCATGTTACGAACACCATCGAACTGATCGAGGGCGGCGCGCCGGTCGACATCGCGTTCCAGTCGGTCGGCGGGACGGAGGCGACCAATCGCGGCTTCGGCATCGATCTGGCCCTGCTGACCAAGGCGCATCAGGCCGCGCTCTCGCTCGGCCGCGGGACGGTGGGCGACAACGTCATGTATTTCGAAACGGGGCAAGGGTCCGCCCTGTCGGCCGATGCCCATCACGGGCTGGACCAGCAGACCGCGGAGTGCCGTGCCTATGCCGTCGCCCGCGCCTATCGCCCGCTGCTCGTCAATTCGGTCGTGGGGTTCATCGGCCCCGAATATCTCTATGACGGCAAGCAGATCATGCGGGCTGCGCTGGAGGACCACTTCTGCGGCAAGCTGCTGGGCCTGCCGATGGGCGTCGACGTGTGCTACACCAACCATGCCGAGGCCGACCAGGACGACATGGACGCGATCCTGACCATGCTTGGCGTCGCAGGCGTCAATTTCGTCATCGGTGTCCCCGGCGCGGACGACATCATGCTGCAGTACCAGAGCACCAGCTTCCACGACGCGCTCTATCTGCGCGAGGTGCTGGGCCTGCGCCCCGCCCCGGAGTTCGAGAGATGGTTGACCGAGATCGGGCTGATGCAGCCGGGCGGCCGCATCGCCCCGCCGTACCAGCTTGCCATAGAGGGGCGCAGGCGGATGATCGGGCTGATCGATCATGGCTGA
- the eutC gene encoding ethanolamine ammonia-lyase subunit EutC, with product MAEPQDAVSLLLRRLSATSRARVGLGRAGQGLPTRETLAFRLAHAQARDAVAAGLDTEALRQRLDEDSVIVSSAAADRTAYLKDPGAGRRLDDDSRERLQPGDYDVAVVIADGLSAVAANSNALPVYAELRRIMDGAAFAPVIFAHLARVALGDEIGERLGARSIVMLIGERPGLSSADSLGAYITRSPRKGRADSERNCISNIRPDGLSHEQAARNIAWILKEAERIGETGIALKDRRDRRTLSQDAG from the coding sequence ATGGCTGAACCGCAGGACGCCGTCAGCCTGCTGCTTCGCCGGCTTAGCGCCACCAGCCGGGCACGGGTCGGGCTGGGCCGCGCGGGGCAGGGTCTGCCCACGCGAGAGACGCTGGCCTTCCGGCTCGCACACGCGCAGGCGCGCGACGCGGTGGCAGCCGGGCTGGACACCGAAGCGCTGCGGCAGCGCCTGGACGAAGACAGCGTTATCGTCAGCAGCGCCGCCGCTGACCGGACGGCCTATCTGAAGGACCCCGGTGCGGGGCGCAGGCTGGACGATGACAGCCGCGAAAGGCTTCAGCCCGGCGATTACGATGTCGCGGTGGTGATCGCCGATGGCCTGTCGGCAGTCGCCGCGAACAGCAACGCCCTTCCCGTTTATGCCGAACTGCGCCGGATCATGGACGGCGCCGCATTCGCCCCCGTCATCTTCGCGCATCTGGCGCGCGTGGCGCTCGGCGACGAGATCGGAGAGCGGCTCGGCGCCCGATCCATTGTCATGCTGATCGGCGAGCGGCCGGGACTTAGCAGTGCGGACAGCCTTGGCGCCTATATCACGCGCTCGCCCCGCAAGGGTCGGGCGGATAGCGAGCGCAACTGCATATCGAACATTCGCCCCGACGGGCTTTCCCATGAACAGGCAGCACGAAACATCGCATGGATCCTGAAGGAGGCCGAGCGTATCGGCGAAACCGGAATCGCCCTGAAGGACCGGCGGGATCGCCGAACCCTAAGTCAGGACGCGGGTTAG
- a CDS encoding bile acid:sodium symporter family protein, with protein MTSPSLLKRVDPFLLMLVIVVTLASLVPARGVEAVVFEWLADIAIALLFFLHGAKLSRQAIVAGIGNLKLHALTLSATYVVFPLVGLAVVAAVQGWINPLLVSGVLFLTLLPSTVQSSIAFTSIARGNVAAAVCGASLSNLLGIIVTPLLVGLLIHSGASGEGFDWGGVRAIVIQLLLPFLAGHFLRPLIGRWVDGHKKLLGPIDRGSILLVVYSAFSAAVVDGIWQALDVVDLIWLLGLSALILAAVMAYTNGAARLAGLRREDSVVLLFCGSKKSLASGVPMAGALFAPAEVGMIVLPLMIFHQLQLFVCAWLAARMARRVDAAGETSTDPAAGK; from the coding sequence ATGACATCGCCTTCCCTGCTCAAAAGGGTCGATCCCTTTCTGCTGATGCTTGTCATCGTGGTGACGCTTGCGTCGCTGGTGCCGGCGCGCGGGGTCGAGGCGGTGGTGTTCGAATGGCTGGCCGACATCGCCATCGCGCTGCTGTTCTTCCTGCACGGAGCCAAGCTTTCGCGCCAGGCGATCGTCGCTGGCATCGGCAATCTCAAGCTGCATGCGCTGACCCTGTCGGCGACCTATGTCGTGTTTCCCCTTGTCGGGCTGGCGGTCGTGGCCGCGGTGCAAGGCTGGATCAATCCGCTGCTGGTGTCGGGGGTCCTGTTCCTGACGCTGCTTCCCTCGACCGTGCAATCCTCGATCGCATTCACCTCGATCGCGCGCGGCAATGTGGCGGCGGCGGTGTGCGGCGCTTCGCTTTCCAACCTTCTGGGGATCATCGTCACCCCGCTGCTGGTGGGGCTGCTGATCCATTCGGGAGCTTCTGGCGAAGGGTTCGACTGGGGCGGCGTGCGGGCCATCGTCATCCAGCTTCTGCTGCCGTTCCTGGCCGGCCATTTCCTGCGTCCGCTGATCGGCCGGTGGGTCGACGGGCACAAGAAGCTGCTGGGTCCGATCGATCGCGGATCGATCCTGCTGGTGGTCTATTCAGCATTCTCCGCCGCTGTGGTCGACGGGATCTGGCAGGCGCTGGACGTGGTCGATTTGATCTGGCTGCTGGGCCTTAGCGCGCTGATACTCGCGGCGGTGATGGCCTATACCAACGGCGCGGCGCGCCTTGCGGGCCTGCGGCGCGAGGACAGCGTCGTGCTGCTGTTCTGCGGTTCGAAGAAATCGCTCGCTTCGGGCGTGCCGATGGCGGGCGCGCTGTTCGCCCCGGCCGAGGTGGGAATGATCGTCCTGCCGTTGATGATCTTCCATCAGCTGCAGCTGTTCGTATGCGCCTGGCTGGCCGCGCGCATGGCAAGGCGCGTCGATGCGGCCGGTGAAACCTCGACCGATCCTGCCGCCGGGAAATAG
- a CDS encoding MarR family transcriptional regulator, with the protein MQIAQPFVFEDGDEPMAGAELASVPVSVLSDRPRIRAELVDQLLEAGLLLRQADPLDRLLSDEAFVLGDIVVIDIPAPGAEFLAALARLDARAAQSGTQLVVSTKVEAIDAVFGAMDCCDVQFLIDPSPAEYALAIGAALARLPGRSVHELAREDQLALVRLTEQVHSLARKLGAMPVEVEAPDQLRSPSFAYMAFPSADSPRAGEGKRAERKLPSASLLREMIRQRQLRASFFEGELFADPAWDMLLDLTAARAEGNEVCVSSLCIASGVPATTALRWIGQMTEAGLFERLPDPADRRRAIIRLSQSAQDAMCSYFARVGPSVVAV; encoded by the coding sequence ATGCAGATTGCCCAGCCGTTCGTATTCGAGGACGGGGATGAACCGATGGCCGGGGCCGAGCTGGCCTCGGTGCCCGTATCGGTCCTGTCGGACCGGCCGCGTATCCGCGCGGAACTGGTCGATCAGCTGCTTGAGGCAGGCCTGCTGCTGCGGCAGGCCGATCCGCTCGACCGGCTTCTGTCGGACGAGGCCTTTGTCCTCGGCGATATCGTCGTCATCGACATTCCTGCTCCCGGTGCCGAATTCCTGGCGGCACTTGCGCGGCTTGATGCCCGGGCCGCGCAAAGCGGGACGCAGCTTGTCGTTTCGACCAAGGTAGAGGCGATCGATGCGGTGTTCGGCGCGATGGATTGTTGCGACGTGCAGTTCCTCATCGATCCCTCGCCTGCCGAATATGCGCTGGCGATCGGCGCGGCGCTGGCGCGCCTGCCGGGCCGATCGGTGCACGAGCTTGCGCGAGAGGATCAGCTGGCGCTCGTCCGGCTGACCGAGCAGGTCCATTCGCTCGCCCGCAAGCTGGGAGCAATGCCGGTTGAGGTCGAGGCCCCCGATCAGCTGCGTTCGCCGTCCTTCGCCTATATGGCCTTTCCATCCGCGGATTCGCCGCGCGCCGGCGAAGGCAAACGTGCAGAGCGCAAGCTGCCATCCGCGTCCTTGCTGCGCGAGATGATCCGCCAGCGCCAGCTGCGCGCCAGCTTCTTCGAGGGAGAGCTGTTCGCGGATCCCGCGTGGGACATGCTGCTCGACCTGACGGCTGCGCGGGCCGAGGGGAACGAGGTCTGCGTATCCAGCCTGTGCATCGCATCGGGCGTGCCGGCGACCACGGCGCTGCGCTGGATCGGGCAGATGACCGAGGCGGGGCTGTTCGAAAGGCTGCCAGATCCTGCCGATCGCCGCCGCGCGATCATCCGGCTGAGCCAGAGCGCGCAGGACGCCATGTGCTCCTATTTCGCGCGCGTCGGACCGTCGGTGGTGGCCGTTTGA
- a CDS encoding adenylosuccinate synthase, which produces MANVTVIGAQWGDEGKGKIVDWLASRADAVVRFQGGHNAGHTLVVGDVTYKLSLLPSGIVTGTLSIIGNGVVLDPWALKAEVEKLTAQGVTINPENFAIADNCPLILPLHRDLDGLREAAAGAGKIGTTGRGIGPAYEDKVGRRAIRVCDLAHLDSLDPQIDRLCAHHNALRAGFGEDPVNREQLLADLREIAPYVLQFAQPVWKRLRKVRKAGAKILFEGAQGVLLDVDHGTYPFVTSSNTVSGTAASGSGLGPSSTGFVLGIVKAYTTRVGSGPFPTELNDDTGQKLGERGHEFGTVTGRKRRCGWFDAVLVRQSCAISGVTGIALTKLDVLDGFETVKICTGYRLDGKIMDYFPSHAQEQARVEPIYEEMEGWRETTAGARSWADLPAQAIKYIQRVQELIETPVALVSTSPEREDTILVRDPFMD; this is translated from the coding sequence TTGGCCAATGTGACGGTGATCGGCGCGCAATGGGGCGACGAGGGCAAGGGCAAGATCGTGGACTGGCTGGCAAGCCGTGCCGATGCGGTGGTGCGTTTCCAGGGCGGGCACAATGCGGGCCATACGCTGGTCGTGGGCGATGTCACCTACAAGCTGTCGCTGCTGCCGTCGGGCATCGTCACCGGCACGCTGTCGATCATCGGCAATGGCGTGGTGCTGGACCCCTGGGCGCTGAAGGCCGAGGTGGAGAAGCTGACCGCGCAGGGCGTGACGATCAACCCCGAGAATTTCGCCATCGCCGACAATTGCCCGCTGATCCTGCCGCTGCACCGCGACCTCGACGGTCTGCGCGAGGCGGCGGCTGGCGCCGGCAAGATCGGCACCACGGGGCGCGGCATCGGCCCGGCCTATGAAGACAAGGTGGGCCGCCGCGCGATCCGGGTGTGCGACCTGGCGCATCTCGATTCGCTGGACCCGCAGATCGACCGGCTGTGCGCGCATCACAACGCGCTGCGCGCCGGTTTCGGCGAAGACCCGGTGAACCGCGAGCAGCTGCTTGCCGACCTGCGCGAGATCGCGCCCTATGTGCTGCAGTTCGCTCAGCCGGTGTGGAAGCGGCTGAGGAAGGTGCGCAAGGCGGGCGCCAAAATCCTGTTCGAAGGGGCGCAGGGCGTGCTGCTCGACGTCGATCACGGGACCTATCCCTTCGTCACCAGTTCGAACACCGTCAGCGGCACGGCGGCAAGCGGTTCGGGCCTTGGTCCGTCGAGCACCGGCTTTGTCCTGGGCATCGTGAAGGCCTATACCACCCGCGTCGGATCGGGGCCTTTCCCCACCGAACTGAATGACGATACCGGCCAGAAGCTGGGCGAGCGCGGGCATGAATTCGGCACGGTGACGGGGCGCAAGCGCCGTTGCGGCTGGTTCGACGCCGTGCTGGTGCGGCAGTCCTGCGCAATTTCGGGCGTCACCGGCATCGCGCTGACCAAGCTCGACGTGCTGGACGGGTTTGAGACGGTGAAGATCTGCACCGGCTATCGCCTCGACGGCAAGATCATGGATTATTTCCCCTCGCACGCACAGGAACAGGCGCGGGTCGAGCCGATCTACGAGGAAATGGAAGGCTGGCGCGAGACGACCGCGGGCGCGCGCAGCTGGGCCGACCTGCCGGCGCAGGCGATCAAATATATCCAGCGCGTTCAAGAGCTTATCGAAACGCCGGTCGCGCTGGTTTCGACGAGTCCCGAGCGTGAGGATACCATTCTGGTGCGCGATCCCTTCATGGATTGA
- a CDS encoding alpha/beta hydrolase, translating into MKAIASLSATLCAASLAAAPFLAQAQVSAPAPASVPAPNTAPGAPAQPVTPTARELSFGSHPLQRLDFYSSAVPGPRPLILFVHGGAWVGGDKSDSTGSAKIRHYTQAGYQLASVNYRLLPEVDIEHQADDVAASLAALLDRSAELGIDTRRVVLMGHSAGAHLAALVATDPRYLKRYDLTPEDIGGVALLDGAAYDVPSQIVDAGPLLGFAYQVAFGSGSSRQLSLSPANHAGGDNARDFLLLHVERPEAQRQAYRLAEALQGAGTRATVAGVPGRGMEGHNRINAMLGRTDSQATPIVDEWLAGLFARSAY; encoded by the coding sequence ATGAAAGCGATCGCCTCTCTATCCGCAACGCTATGTGCCGCCAGCCTGGCCGCGGCCCCGTTCCTGGCACAGGCGCAGGTTTCGGCCCCCGCCCCCGCTTCGGTTCCGGCGCCGAACACGGCACCTGGCGCGCCTGCGCAGCCCGTTACGCCGACCGCACGGGAACTGTCGTTCGGTTCGCACCCGCTGCAGCGACTGGACTTCTACAGCTCGGCAGTACCCGGGCCGCGACCGCTGATCCTGTTCGTCCATGGCGGCGCATGGGTCGGGGGCGACAAGTCGGATTCGACCGGTTCGGCCAAGATCCGCCATTACACACAGGCCGGCTATCAGCTCGCCAGCGTGAACTACCGCCTGCTGCCCGAGGTGGATATCGAGCATCAGGCCGACGATGTCGCCGCCTCGCTTGCCGCCTTGCTGGATCGATCGGCAGAGCTGGGCATCGATACGCGGCGCGTCGTGCTGATGGGGCACAGCGCGGGCGCGCATCTGGCCGCGCTGGTCGCGACCGACCCGCGCTATCTGAAACGCTACGATCTTACGCCCGAAGACATCGGCGGGGTCGCCCTGCTGGACGGGGCCGCCTATGACGTGCCCAGCCAGATCGTCGATGCGGGGCCGCTGCTGGGCTTTGCCTATCAGGTCGCGTTCGGGTCGGGATCGTCCAGGCAATTGTCGCTGTCGCCCGCCAATCACGCGGGCGGCGACAATGCGCGCGATTTCCTGCTGCTGCATGTCGAGCGTCCCGAAGCCCAGCGCCAGGCCTATCGCCTTGCCGAGGCCTTGCAGGGCGCGGGCACGCGCGCGACCGTGGCCGGGGTCCCGGGGCGCGGGATGGAAGGGCACAACCGCATCAACGCGATGCTGGGGCGCACCGATTCGCAGGCGACACCGATCGTCGACGAGTGGCTTGCCGGGCTGTTCGCCCGCAGCGCCTATTAG
- a CDS encoding ATP phosphoribosyltransferase regulatory subunit: MTKPTAIRPPRSGAPDPDLLPEGLADRLPPRAAEAMRVTRAMVDAMAAHGYDPVQPPLVEFERSLAARMAGVRTNRMVRFTDPVSLRTLAVRADMTVQVGRIAATGMGDAPRPMRLSYAGQVLRIRGDGLEPEREQLQIGAEIIGADNVAAAAEAVLLAIDALKAAGASGISVDFTLPDLVDTLAERAHPMAADTIDAVRRELDAKDAGGLASAGGEAFLPLLYATGPFDSAIAKLEEFDRAIIDGGALGTRIAALREIAALVGDAARLTLDPTERHGFEYQSWFGFTVYAEGLRGALGRGGTYRVSGEAKAGHPPHDEVATGFSLYPDPLIDANGLTPASRIVFLPLGHDRGAAAALRFDGWRTRAALHDTDDGHALGCTHVLGAAGPEAI, from the coding sequence ATGACCAAGCCGACCGCCATTCGCCCGCCGCGCAGCGGTGCGCCCGATCCCGACCTGCTGCCCGAGGGGCTGGCCGACCGCCTGCCGCCGCGCGCGGCCGAAGCGATGCGCGTGACCCGCGCGATGGTCGATGCGATGGCCGCGCATGGCTATGATCCCGTTCAGCCGCCGCTGGTCGAATTCGAACGCTCGCTCGCCGCGCGCATGGCGGGGGTGCGGACCAATCGCATGGTGCGCTTCACCGATCCCGTTTCGCTGCGCACGCTGGCGGTTCGGGCCGACATGACGGTGCAGGTCGGGCGGATCGCCGCGACCGGAATGGGCGATGCGCCGCGCCCGATGCGCCTGTCCTATGCGGGCCAGGTGCTGCGCATCAGGGGCGACGGGCTTGAGCCCGAGCGCGAGCAATTGCAGATCGGGGCCGAGATCATCGGGGCCGACAATGTCGCCGCCGCGGCGGAAGCCGTGCTGCTGGCGATCGACGCGCTGAAGGCAGCGGGTGCAAGCGGCATCTCGGTCGATTTCACGCTGCCCGACCTGGTCGATACTTTGGCAGAGCGAGCGCATCCGATGGCCGCGGACACGATCGACGCAGTGCGCCGCGAGCTTGACGCCAAGGATGCAGGCGGGCTGGCGTCGGCGGGCGGGGAAGCGTTCCTGCCGCTGCTCTATGCGACCGGCCCGTTCGACAGCGCCATCGCCAAGCTTGAGGAATTCGACCGCGCGATCATCGACGGCGGCGCGCTGGGCACGCGGATCGCGGCGCTGCGCGAGATCGCGGCGCTGGTCGGCGATGCCGCGCGGCTGACGCTGGACCCGACCGAGCGCCACGGTTTCGAATACCAGAGCTGGTTCGGCTTCACCGTCTATGCCGAGGGACTGCGCGGCGCGCTGGGCCGCGGCGGCACCTATCGCGTATCGGGCGAGGCGAAGGCTGGACACCCGCCGCACGACGAGGTGGCGACCGGCTTCTCGCTCTATCCTGATCCGCTGATCGATGCGAACGGCCTGACGCCCGCCAGCCGGATCGTCTTCCTGCCATTGGGCCATGACCGCGGGGCTGCCGCCGCGCTGCGCTTCGACGGCTGGCGCACGCGCGCCGCGCTGCATGACACGGACGACGGACACGCGCTGGGCTGCACCCATGTGCTGGGCGCGGCGGGCCCCGAAGCGATCTAA
- the serA gene encoding phosphoglycerate dehydrogenase, whose translation MTKPKVLISDKMDPNAARIFEARGCDVDVITGETPEQLIARIGDYDGLAIRSSTRVTAEILEAATNLKVIGRAGIGVDNVDIPAASSKGVVVMNTPFGNSITTAEHAIALIMALARQIPAANARTQAGEWPKNDFMGVEVTGKTLGLIGAGNIGAIVASRALGLRMKVVAYDPFLTEERAIEMGVEKVDLEALIERADFITLHTPLTDETRNILSRERLERTKKGVRIVNCARGGLIDEAALKDLLDSGHVAGAALDVFAKEPAKDSPLFGTPGFICTPHLGASTTEAQVNVALQVAEQMADYLVNGGVTNALNMPSLSAEEAPKLKPYMALAEKLGSLVGQLAHGNLTRIGIEVEGAAAQLNIKPITGAVLAGLMKRYSQSVNMVNAPFLAKERGLDVREIRREREGDYQTLVRVKVDTEQGERSVAGTLFGKTQPRLVDIFGIGIEADLTGDMLYVVNEDAPGFIGSIGSLLGKNGINIGTFHLGRREAGGEAVLLLSVDQPINQDVMKQICDTPGVKVVKALSF comes from the coding sequence ATGACCAAGCCGAAAGTCCTTATTTCCGACAAGATGGACCCCAATGCCGCCCGCATCTTCGAGGCGCGCGGCTGCGATGTCGATGTCATCACCGGCGAAACGCCCGAGCAGCTGATCGCCCGCATCGGCGATTACGACGGTCTCGCGATCCGCTCCTCGACCAGAGTCACCGCCGAAATTCTCGAGGCCGCGACCAATCTGAAGGTCATCGGCCGCGCCGGGATCGGCGTTGACAATGTCGATATCCCCGCCGCCTCGTCCAAGGGCGTGGTGGTTATGAACACCCCGTTCGGCAACTCGATCACCACTGCGGAGCATGCGATTGCCCTTATCATGGCGCTCGCGCGGCAGATTCCGGCCGCGAATGCGCGCACCCAGGCCGGCGAATGGCCCAAGAACGACTTCATGGGCGTCGAGGTTACCGGCAAGACGCTGGGCCTGATCGGCGCGGGCAATATCGGCGCGATCGTCGCCAGCCGCGCGCTGGGCCTGCGCATGAAGGTCGTCGCCTACGATCCGTTCCTGACCGAGGAGCGCGCGATCGAGATGGGCGTGGAAAAGGTCGATCTGGAAGCGCTGATCGAGCGGGCCGATTTCATCACGCTCCACACCCCGCTGACCGATGAGACGCGCAATATCCTGAGCCGCGAGCGGCTGGAGCGCACCAAGAAGGGCGTGCGCATCGTCAATTGCGCGCGCGGCGGGCTGATCGACGAGGCGGCGCTGAAGGACCTGCTCGACAGCGGGCATGTCGCGGGCGCGGCGCTGGACGTGTTTGCCAAGGAACCGGCCAAGGACAGCCCGCTGTTCGGCACGCCGGGCTTCATCTGCACCCCGCATCTGGGCGCATCGACGACCGAGGCGCAGGTCAATGTCGCGCTGCAGGTGGCCGAGCAGATGGCCGATTATCTCGTCAATGGCGGCGTCACCAATGCGCTCAACATGCCGTCGCTGTCGGCTGAGGAAGCACCCAAGCTCAAGCCCTATATGGCGCTGGCCGAAAAGCTCGGCTCGCTGGTCGGGCAGCTGGCGCATGGCAATCTGACCCGCATCGGGATCGAGGTCGAGGGTGCGGCGGCGCAGCTCAACATCAAGCCGATCACCGGCGCGGTGCTGGCGGGGCTGATGAAGCGCTATTCGCAAAGCGTGAACATGGTCAATGCGCCGTTCCTCGCCAAGGAGCGCGGCCTCGACGTGCGCGAGATCCGGCGCGAGCGCGAAGGCGACTACCAGACGCTGGTCCGCGTGAAGGTCGATACCGAGCAGGGCGAACGCAGCGTCGCCGGCACCCTGTTCGGCAAGACCCAGCCGCGCCTCGTCGATATCTTCGGCATCGGGATCGAGGCGGACCTGACCGGCGACATGCTGTATGTAGTGAACGAGGATGCGCCCGGTTTCATCGGCAGCATCGGTTCGCTGCTTGGCAAGAACGGCATCAATATCGGCACCTTCCACCTTGGCCGCCGCGAAGCGGGCGGGGAAGCGGTACTGCTGCTGTCGGTCGACCAGCCGATCAATCAGGACGTGATGAAGCAGATCTGCGACACCCCGGGTGTGAAGGTCGTGAAGGCGCTTTCCTTCTAA